A single region of the Malaclemys terrapin pileata isolate rMalTer1 chromosome 4, rMalTer1.hap1, whole genome shotgun sequence genome encodes:
- the LOC128835663 gene encoding olfactory receptor 1052-like — protein sequence MTGDNHTSVTKFILVGLTDCVELQVPLFVTFFLIYLITLLGNIGMILVIQIEPQLHTPMYFFLSNLSFLDVCYSSTIAPNMLVNFLVESKAISYSGCIPQYGFFVVFVTAEIFLLAVMAYDRYVAICNPLLYTVTMTKRVCITLVVGSYFSGLINSLINTSSLQRLSFCDSNVINNFYCDLTSLLKLSCSDVSVNERLLFTCGSLFEMSTFLIIIISYILIVIAVLRIRSVQGRRKAFATCASHLTAVTMFHGTIFFMYLRPSTSYSLDTDQIASVFYTIVIPMLNPLIYSLRNRDVKCAVRKVLSRKVIITQ from the coding sequence ATGACTGGAGACAATCACACCTCAGTGACCAAGTTCATTCTCGTTGGATTAACAGATTGTGTGGAGCTGCAGGTCCCTCTTTTTGTCACATTTTTTCTTATCTATCTCATCACCCTGCTGGGGAATATAGGGATGATCTTGGTAATTCAGATCGAGCCCCAACTCCACAcgcccatgtacttcttcctcagCAACTTGTCTTTCCTAGATGTCTGCTATTCCTCCACCATTGCTCCCAATATGCTGGTCAATTTCTTAGTGGAGAGCAAAGCCATTTCTTACAGCGGGTGCATTCCGCAATATGGCTTCTTTGTTGTGTTTGTCACCGCTGAGATCTTCCTCCTGGCTGTGATGGCATATGATCGTTATGTGGCCATCTGTAATCCACTGCTCTACACAGTCACCATGACCAAGAGGGTCTGCATAACGCTGGTGGTTGGGTCGTATTTCTCGGGCTTGATTAACTCTTTGATAAACACAAGCAGTTTGCAGAGATTATCCTTTTGTGATTCCAACGTCATCAATAACTTTTACTGTGATCTCACCTCTCTCCTGAAACTCTCCTGCAGTGATGTCTCTGTCAACGAGAGGCTACTCTTTACCTGTGGCAGTTTGTTTGAAATGAGCACGTTTCTGATCATCATCATCTCGTACATTCTTATTGTAATTGCTGTGCTGAGGATTCGTTCTGTCCAGGGCAGGCGTAAAGCGTTCGCCACCTGCGCCTCCCACCTGACAGCTGTTACTATGTTCCATGGGACCATTTTCTTCATGTATTTGCGACCCAGCACCAGCTACTCACTGGATACAGATCAAATAGCCTCCGTGTTCTATACGATAGTGATCCCCATGTTGAACCCCctgatctacagcctgaggaacagggATGTGAAATGTGCTGTAAGGAAAGTGCTAAGTAGAAAAGTGATTATTACTCAGTGA